One Rhododendron vialii isolate Sample 1 chromosome 2a, ASM3025357v1 genomic region harbors:
- the LOC131316790 gene encoding cysteine-rich repeat secretory protein 38-like, which translates to MPSSQFTSLLSFTLLLQIALGTNPLFHICSNSGNFAPYGPYEANLNKLMGYLFLTAPLTGFGSGSVGPSPNQANGLALCRGDVNTTDCRSCLAEAGSEIRTLCPNDEGAIIWYDECELKYSNLDFLGKIDNQNKFYMWNLKNVSDPIYFNKNTKELLRKLAEEAYGSPKMYAAGELEIGEHKKLYGLVQCTRDLSSIDCKKCIDEAISELPSCCDGKEGGRVVGGSCNVRYEIYPFVNA; encoded by the coding sequence ATGCCTTCCTCACAATTCACGTCCCTCCTTTCCTTCACTCTCCTCCTGCAAATTGCCCTCGGAACCAACCCTCTCTTCCATATCTGTTCAAATTCAGGAAATTTCGCTCCATACGGCCCTTACGAAGCAAACTTGAACAAGCTCATGGGTTATCTCTTCTTGACAGCTCCTCTAACCGGGTTTGGTTCTGGCTCCGTGGGACCGAGCCCCAACCAAGCCAATGGCCTAGCTCTTTGCCGAGGTGACGTCAATACCACAGACTGCCGGTCCTGTCTTGCCGAAGCAGGAAGTGAGATTCGGACACTCTGTCCTAACGACGAAGGAGCAATCATATGGTACGACGAATGCGAATTGAAGTACTCGAACCTCGACTTCCTTGGAAAAATCGACAACCAGAACAAGTTTTACATGTGGAATTTGAAAAATGTGAGTGATCcaatttatttcaataaaaacaCCAAAGAGTTGTTGAGAAAGCTAGCGGAAGAGGCTTATGGTAGTCCGAAAATGTACGCTGCGGGAGAGCTGGAGATTGGGGAACATAAGAAGCTTTATGGGTTGGTCCAGTGCACCAGAGATCTTTCTAGCATCGAttgcaaaaagtgtattgatgaGGCTATTAGTGAGCTTCCAAGCTGTTGTGACGGAAAAGAAGGAGGGAGGGTCGTGGGCGGGAGCTGCAATGTGCGTTACGAGATTTACCCTTTTGTTAATGCCTAG
- the LOC131316783 gene encoding ATP sulfurylase 1, chloroplastic-like: MNCLKNEYSNPIIVIQKSNPKNLKFESVQGTGLSNYTETNQMQTLINRSPPPMPSMSSSLLKTPPPSLSLPKPNKTHFSHLPVSLLKPPRRTRIQCSLIDPDGGKLVSLLVEETQRESKKRQALSLPRIGLTRIDLEWVHVLSEGWANPLKGFMRESEFLQTLHFNSLRVENGAVVNMSVPIVLAVDDEQKGRIGESTRVALVDDGGDPLAILSNIEIYKHNKEERIARTWGTTAPGLPYVEEAITNAGNWLIGGDLEVIEPIKYNDGLDCFRMSPAELREEFKRRNADAVFAFQLRNPVHNGHALLMTDTRRRLLEMGYKNPVLLLHPLGGYTKADDVPLSWRMKQHKKVLEDGVLDPETTVVSIFPSPMHYAGPTEVQWHAKARINAGANFYIVGRDPAGMSHPVEKRDLYDADHGKKVLGMAPGLERLNILPFKVAAYDKTQGKMAFFDPSRSQDFLFISGTKMRALAKSGENPPDGFMCPGGWKVLVEYYDSLAPTGNGKVAKPVPA, from the exons ATGAACTGTCTGAAGAATGAATATAGTAATCCCATTATAGtaatccaaaaatcaaacccaaaaaatcttAAATTTGAATCCGTACAAGGCACCGGACTCTCTAATTACACAGAAACCAATCAGATGCAGACCTTAATCAATCGGTCTCCACCTCCAATGCCATCCATGTCCTCCTCCCTCCTCAAAACCccacctccctctctctctctccccaaaccTAACAAAACCCATTTCTCCCACCTCCCCGTCTCTCTCCTCAAACCCCCCAGAAGGACCCGAATCCAATGCAGCCTCATCGACCCGGATGGAGGAAAACTCGTCTCACTCCTCGTCGAGGAAACCCAGAGGGAGTCCAAGAAGAGACAGGCCCTGTCCCTGCCTCGAATCGGGCTGACCCGGATCGATCTGGAGTGGGTCCACGTTCTCAGCGAAGGGTGGGCTAACCCGCTTAAAGGGTTCATGAGAGAGTCCGAGTTCCTCCAAACACTTCATTTCAACTCCCTGAGAGTTGAGAACGGCGCCGTCGTGAACATGTCGGTGCCGATCGTGCTCGCGGTTGACGACGAGCAGAAGGGGCGGATCGGGGAGTCGACCCGGGTGGCCCTGGTTGATGACGGGGGTGACCCGCTGGCTATTCTTAGCAA TATTGAGATCTACAAGCACAACAAAGAAGAACGAATAGCAAGAACTTGGGGTACAACTGCCCCTGGTTTACCTTATGTTGAGGAAGCAATCACCAATGCTGGGAACTGGCTCATTGGAGGTGACTTAGAGGTGATAGAGCCGATCAAGTACAACGACGGTCTTGATTGCTTCCGAATGTCTCCTGCAGAACTCCGTGAGGAATTCAAAAGGCGTAATGCTGATGCTGTGTTTGCTTTCCAACTAAGGAACCCTGTGCACAATGGGCATGCTTTGCTTATGACAGACACACGTCGTCGGCTACTTGAGATGGGATACAAGAATCCTGTGCTATTGCTTCATCCGTTGGGAGGGTACACAAAGGCGGATGATGTTCCCCTTAGTTGGAGAATGAAGCAGCATAAAAAG GTTCTGGAAGACGGTGTTCTTGATCCAGAGACAACTGTGGTTTCTATATTCCCATCACCAATGCACTATGCGGGTCCTACAGAAGTGCAGTGGCATGCAAAGGCTCGGATTAATGCGGGGGCCAACTTTTATATCGTTGGTCGGGACCCAGCTGGTATGAGCCATCCAGTTGAGAAAAGAGATTTATATGATGCTGACCATGGGAAGAAGGTCCTGGGCATGGCTCCTGGATTGGAAAGGCTAAACATCCTGCCTTTCAAG GTGGCTGCATATGATAAGACTCAGGGTAAGATGGCATTCTTTGATCCTTCAAGGTCTCAGGACTTTCTGTTCATTTCAGGAACAAAG ATGCGAGCGCTAGCAAAGAGCGGAGAGAACCCTCCGGATGGGTTTATGTGTCCCGGTGGTTGGAAGGTGTTGGTAGAATACTACGACAGTTTGGCTCCCACCGGTAATGGTAAAGTCGCTAAACCTGTGCCTGCTTAG
- the LOC131316776 gene encoding putative calcium-transporting ATPase 13, plasma membrane-type gives MVFQACFHDDMESSLLDIPSNPLSAKPCSQKRWSKALFTIKCSWAFSSPVQDSSDQVVIDVFEPHLHFPTIDQPALLTQIVKKKNLGQLIAQYNGVEGLASHLNTNLDGGIVGDDEDVSRRIQEFGSNTYPSPSAKNPFYFVFQALRDPTALVLLVIASLSLGFGIKENGLGEGWYDGGSIFAAVLPGIAVSAIRNFRKNRQLVKLSRAISKIQVDVVRSGRRQQVSIFNIVVGDVVYLKKGDQIPADGFFIDEHSLLVEESSITGESDPVEVDLPQNPFLLSGTKVADGGGRMLVTSVGMNTTWGENMNTIIMDSNEQTPLKSQLKRLTSLLEKVGLSVAFIVFVILLIQYFSGNTKDENGNTEYTGSKTKASNIINSVLAIIAAAVTIVDVAIPERLPLAVTLTLAYSRRQMRSDHAMIRIRKLSACETVGSATTICTDKTGMLTLNQMKVTEFWLGQDFVNENGSSSIASSVVELLHQSVGLNTTGWVCKTVSGSEFEVSGSLTEKAILSWAVLELKMDMEGLKQSCDILHVDAFNSMKKRSGVLMRKKGENTMNLHWKGAAEMVLAMCSNYYDVNGNIKVLGDVERKKFDGIIQGMVAKSLRWIAFAHKQVPEKVNEGEKTQMNIEEKSLTLLGIVGLNYPCPPGVKKAIEECQHAGVNVKMITGDNIFLAKAIATECGILKPNQDMESGAVVEGVEFRNYSPEERTEKIDKICVMASSSAFDKLLMVQCLKQKGHVVAVTGDGTNDAPALKKADIGLLMGKQGTEVAKESSDIVILDDNFVYVATVLRWGRCVYTNIQKFIQFQLTVNVAALIINFVAAISAGGVPLSALQLLWLNFIMDTLGALALATGKPTKELMEKPPVGRTKPLTTNVMWRNLLCQAFYQTAVMLILQFKGRAIFNVSADVNYTLMFNVFVLCQVFNEFNARKLEKKNVFEGIQKNKLFLGIVGVTIMLQVVMVEFLKTFADTERLSWWQWGLCVGFASVSWPLGWVVKWIPVPQKPFLLGEGVSLPELDLASTTNSGDKVPLLPQTSFSLMPSELDPASATNSGDEVHSSLIHLSL, from the exons ATGGTATTCCAAGCATGCTTCCATGATGACATGGAGTCATCCCTGCTTGATATTCCCAGTAACCCCCTGAGTGCTAAACCCTGCAGCCAAAAGAGATGGTCCAAGGCATTGTTTACCATCAAATGCTCATGGGCCTTCTCCTCCCCTGTTCAGGACTCATCAGACCAAGTTGTTATCGATGTCTTCGAACCCCACCTCCATTTTCCCACCATTGATCAACCAGCCCTCCTCACCCAGATCGTGAAGAAGAAAAATCTGGGCCAGCTGATTGCCCAATATAATGGAGTTGAGGGACTTGCTTCTCATCTGAACACAAATTTGGATGGTGGGATTGTTGGAGACGATGAGGATGTCTCGCGACGAATCCAAGAGTTTGGATCGAATACTTACCCAAGTCCGTCTGCGAAAAATCCCTTCTATTTCGTGTTCCAGGCTTTGAGAGATCCCACTGCTTTGGTACTTTTAGTAATTGCATCACTTTCCCTTGGATTTGGCATCAAGGAGAATGGCTTGGGAGAAGGATG GTACGATGGAGGAAGCATATTTGCTGCAGTGCTTCCAGGCATAGCAGTCTCCGCAATACGCAACTTCAGGAAAAACAGACAGCTTGTCAAGTTATCCAGAGCAATCAGCAAAATCCAAGTCGATGTTGTGAGAAGCGGAAGGCGGCAGCAAGTTTCCATTTTCAATATTGTTGTGGGAGATGTTGTTTACTTGAAGAAAGGAGACCAAATTCCAGCTGACGGATTTTTCATAGATGAGCACTCGTTGCTAGTAGAAGAATCAAGCATAACTGGAGAAAGCGACCCTGTCGAAGTTGATCTTCCACAGAATCCATTCTTGTTATCTGGCACCAAG GTAGCTGATGGGGGTGGTCGAATGCTAGTCACCTCAGTTGGAATGAACACGACCTGGGGAGAAAACATGAACACAATCATCATGGACTCCAATGAACAAACCCCACTGAAATCTCAACTCAAGAGACTCACCTCATTACTCGAGAAAGTTGGTTTATCCGTTGCGTTCATAGTCTTCGTCATCTTACTAATCCAGTACTTCAGCGGAAACACAAAGGACGAGAACGGGAACACAGAGTACACCGGCAGCAAAACCAAAGCCAGCAACATCATAAACTCTGTCCTCGCAATCATAGCTGCTGCTGTAACGATAGTGGATGTTGCGATCCCAGAAAGGTTGCCTTTGGCTGTGACTCTCACTTTAGCTTATTCGAGGAGGCAGATGAGGAGTGATCACGCCATGATTCGGATTCGCAAGCTCTCTGCTTGCGAAACAGTTGGTTCGGCTACCACTATTTGTACTGACAAAACCGGAATGCTTACTCTTAACCAGATGAAGGTGACAGAGTTCTGGCTTGGGCAGGATTTTGTAAACGAAAACGGTTCGTCTTCTATTGCAAGCAGTGTAGTTGAATTACTTCACCAAAGTGTCGGTTTGAACACAACTGGTTGGGTTTGTAAGACTGTTTCAGGGTCTGAGTTTGAGGTCTCTGGTAGCCTTACGGAAAAGGCGATCCTTTCTTGGGCTGTTTTGGAACTGAAGATGGATATGGAGGGACTTAAGCAGAGTTGTGACATTCTACATGTTGATGCGTTTAATTCGATGAAGAAAAGGAGCGGTGTTTTGATGAGGAAGAAGGGAGAAAACACGATGAATCTCCACTGGAAAGGTGCAGCAGAGATGGTACTGGCTATGTGCTCGAATTACTACGATGTCAATGGAAACATCAAGGTCTTGGGAGATGTTGAAAGGAAGAAATTTGACGGGATAATTCAAGGAATGGTGGCTAAAAGCTTGCGATGGATCGCTTTTGCACACAAGCAAGTTCCAGAGAAAGTAAATGAAGGGGAAAAGACCCAAATGAACATAGAGGAGAAAAGCTTGACCCTTTTGGGAATAGTGGGTTTGAACTATCCATGTCCACCGGGTGTGAAAAAAGCCATCGAAGAGTGTCAACACGCGGGAGTGAACGTGAAAATGATCACGGGTGACAATATTTTCTTAGCTAAAGCTATAGCAACCGAATGTGGGATACTGAAACCTAATCAGGACATGGAAAGCGGAGCAGTAGTAGAAGGGGTGGAATTCAGAAACTACAGTCCGGAGGAACGAACGgagaaaattgacaaaatttGCGTGATGGCGAGTTCTTCTGCATTTGACAAACTCCTAATGGTGCAATGCTTAAAACAAAAAGGCCACGTGGTGGCAGTCACTGGAGATGGAACCAACGACGCACCAGCACTAAAAAAAGCCGACATAGGCCTATTAATGGGGAAACAAGGGACCGAAGTGGCGAAAGAGAGCTCTGACATTGTCATCTTAGATGACAATTTCGTGTATGTGGCAACTGTTTTAAGGTGGGGAAGATGTGTTTATACCAACATTCAGAAATTCATTCAGTTTCAGCTTACTGTGAATGTTGCTGCCCTTATCATCAACTTTGTGGCGGCGATTTCAGCTGGTGGGGTCCCGCTTTCCGCCCTCCAATTGTTATGGCTCAACTTCATTATGGACACTTTGGGTGCTTTAGCTTTAGCCACTGGAAAACCCACAAAAGAACTAATGGAGAAACCACCGGTGGGTCGAACAAAGCCCCTTACAACCAACGTTATGTGGAGGAACCTACTCTGCCAGGCATTTTACCAAACTGCCGTGATGCTTATCTTACAATTCAAAGGCAGAGCGATTTTCAATGTGAGTGCGGATGTGAATTACACTCTGATGTTCAATGTTTTCGTGTTGTGTCAAGTTTTCAATGAATTCAACGCGAGGAAGCTCGAGAAGAAGAATGTGTTTGAAGGAATTCAAAAGAACAAGCTGTTTTTGGGGATTGTCGGGGTGACAATTATGCTTCAGGTGGTGATGGTCGAGTTTCTGAAGACATTTGCAGATACGGAACGGTTGAGTTGGTGGCAGTGGGGGCTTTGTGTTGGGTTTGCTTCAGTTTCTTGGCCACTTGGGTGGGTTGTCAAGTGGATTCCTGTTCCACAGAAACCGTTTCTTTTGGGGGAGGGGGTTTCGCTTCCGGAGTTAGATCTGGCATCCACCACCAACTCCGGTGACAAGGTTCCACTCCTCCCTCAAACATCCTTCTCTTTGATGCCGTCGGAGTTAGATCCGGCATCGGCCACCAACTCTGGTGACGAGGTCCACTCCTCCCTCATACATCTTTCCCTTTGA